The Longimicrobium sp. genome has a window encoding:
- the ispG gene encoding flavodoxin-dependent (E)-4-hydroxy-3-methylbut-2-enyl-diphosphate synthase, protein MQPIQRRPTVTTWVGDVPVGSAHPVVVQSMTNTDTADVEGTVRQVAALWRAGSQIVRVTVNNDEAARAVPYIVEFLAQRGVHVPIVGDFHYNGHLLLARYPDCAAALAKYRINPGNVGAKRHDENFAAIIEKALEFGKPVRIGVNWGSLDQALLTEMMDANARLPDWERRDAKTVMMGAMVESAMRSAALAERIGLPHDRIILSAKVSGVQDLVAVYGMLAPLSDYPLHLGLTEAGMGTKGIVASTAGLSILLQQGIGDTIRVSLTPKPGGDRTEEVHVAQQILQSLEIRSFTPQVTSCPGCGRTTSTYFQKLAEDIQGYLRDQMPLWRETHPGVEEMKVAVMGCVVNGPGESKHANLGISLPGTFEEPKAPVYVDGEHVVTLKGDHIAEEFKRILDDYVESHYPARPGVREPVGV, encoded by the coding sequence TCCAGCGCAGGCCGACCGTCACCACCTGGGTGGGCGACGTTCCCGTGGGGAGCGCGCACCCGGTGGTGGTGCAGTCGATGACCAACACCGACACCGCCGACGTGGAGGGCACCGTCCGCCAGGTGGCCGCGCTCTGGCGCGCCGGCAGCCAGATCGTGCGCGTGACCGTGAACAACGACGAGGCGGCGCGCGCGGTGCCGTACATCGTGGAGTTCCTGGCGCAGCGCGGCGTGCACGTGCCCATCGTGGGCGACTTCCACTACAACGGCCACCTGCTGCTGGCCAGGTACCCGGACTGCGCGGCGGCGCTCGCCAAGTACCGCATCAACCCGGGGAACGTGGGGGCGAAGCGCCACGACGAGAACTTCGCCGCCATCATCGAGAAGGCGCTGGAGTTCGGGAAGCCGGTGCGCATCGGGGTGAACTGGGGGTCGCTGGACCAGGCGCTGCTCACGGAGATGATGGACGCGAACGCCCGCCTCCCCGACTGGGAGCGGCGCGACGCCAAGACAGTGATGATGGGGGCGATGGTGGAAAGCGCCATGCGCTCGGCCGCACTGGCCGAGCGCATCGGGCTCCCGCACGACCGCATCATCCTGTCCGCCAAGGTCAGCGGCGTGCAGGACCTGGTGGCCGTGTACGGGATGCTGGCGCCGCTCTCCGACTATCCCCTTCACCTCGGCCTGACCGAGGCGGGGATGGGGACCAAGGGGATCGTGGCCTCCACGGCGGGGCTCTCCATCCTGCTGCAGCAGGGGATCGGCGACACCATCCGCGTCTCGCTCACCCCGAAGCCCGGCGGCGACCGCACCGAGGAGGTGCACGTGGCGCAGCAGATCCTGCAGTCGCTGGAGATCCGCTCGTTCACGCCGCAGGTCACCAGCTGCCCCGGCTGCGGGCGGACCACGTCGACGTACTTCCAGAAGCTGGCCGAAGACATCCAGGGCTACCTGCGCGACCAGATGCCCCTCTGGCGCGAGACGCACCCCGGGGTGGAGGAGATGAAGGTGGCGGTGATGGGGTGCGTGGTGAACGGCCCGGGCGAGTCGAAGCACGCCAACCTGGGCATCTCGCTCCCCGGCACCTTCGAGGAGCCCAAGGCGCCGGTGTACGTGGACGGCGAGCACGTGGTCACGCTGAAGGGCGACCACATCGCCGAGGAGTTCAAGCGCATCCTGGACGACTACGTGGAGTCGCACTACCCCGCGCGTCCCGGCGTGCGGGAGCCCGTCGGGGTCTGA